The Deltaproteobacteria bacterium genome includes the window CTCACCCACCAATCCCAAGGTCTTGCCGGGTTCGATGGACAGGTTGACATCGTCGACGGCCCTGGCCACCATTCCTCGCACGAAGAAGTGGGTTTTAAGATGCAGGATGTCAAGTAGGTTTTGGCTGCTCATGTTTGGCCTTCAATCGCGCAACCGCGGATCCAGCGCATCACGCAGGCCGTCGCCAAAGAGGTTGAATCCGATGACGGCCAGCAGGATGGCGATGCCCGGAAGGGTCATCACCCAGGACGCTCTCAAGATCAGCGACCGGCTCCTGGCGATCATGGCACCCCACTCCGGTGTCGGCGGCTGGGCACCCAGCCCCAGAAAGCTCAAGGCCGCCGCGTCCAGGATGGCCGAGGCAAAGGAGAGCGTTGTCTGGACGATCAAGGGGCCCAGGCAGTTGGGGATGATGGCAATGAAAATGATGCGCCAGTCCCTGGCGCCGATGGAACGGGCCGCGATGACATAGTCCTTTTCACACTCTTCCAGAACGCTGCCACGGACGATGCGGGCAAAGCGCGGGACGTAGGTGATCCCGATGGCCAGCATGGCATTGCGCAGGCTGGGGCCCATGTAGGCCACGACGACAATGGCCAGCAAAAGATAAGGAAAGGCCAGGATGATGTCCATGATGCGCATGATGACACTGTCCAGCGTGCCCTTGTAGTAGCCGGCCACCGAGCCCAACAGGGTGCCGAAAACAAAGGCCAGGCCCACGCTGAAGACAGACACCATCAGCGATACCCGCGATCCGTAAATCAGACGCGAAAGGATGTCCCGGCCCAGGTCGTCGGTGCCCAGCATGTTTTCCCA containing:
- a CDS encoding ABC transporter permease, whose amino-acid sequence is MAATKTDISPLDRHPFVAQMAQLWRNKTAIAGLLIVSVFVAAAVFAPWLSPHNPVETSLYDQLKPPVWHDNGSWENMLGTDDLGRDILSRLIYGSRVSLMVSVFSVGLAFVFGTLLGSVAGYYKGTLDSVIMRIMDIILAFPYLLLAIVVVAYMGPSLRNAMLAIGITYVPRFARIVRGSVLEECEKDYVIAARSIGARDWRIIFIAIIPNCLGPLIVQTTLSFASAILDAAALSFLGLGAQPPTPEWGAMIARSRSLILRASWVMTLPGIAILLAVIGFNLFGDGLRDALDPRLRD